In one window of Myxocyprinus asiaticus isolate MX2 ecotype Aquarium Trade chromosome 43, UBuf_Myxa_2, whole genome shotgun sequence DNA:
- the LOC127433161 gene encoding protocadherin gamma-C5-like, which yields MRSIREWKQAAIWLFGFSVLWNRVGAQIRYTIPEELKEGFVVGNVAKDIGLDISDIANRKLRIASDSSTQYFSVDTRNGELLVNGRIDREALCGQSGSCLMPLQIVVENPLQLHRVDIEIQDINDNAPNFHTRDNVLKIAESVALGARFPFESAEDLDVGSNSLSSYSLSNNAFFRLNVKTLEDGKKVPELIVDKPLDREKQSVHKLILTALDGGNPVKSGTILIHVIVEDINDNEPIFEQSQYKVSVLESIPFGSSVLTVKATDLDEGPNGEIQYFFGAHTPDPVRKSFNIDAKTGEITVIGKLDYELTKLFTFDVCAKDKGSPKQEGHSSVRLNIIDENDNIPEIILTSLPSPVSENASVGTVVALINVKDLDSGNNGKVNLNISGRSPFKLKPAFDNHYSLVTDTLLDREVNAEYNIELVAADSGVPSLKTMKTVNVKVLDVNDNPPIFSQFSYIVYIKENSPPGASLFSVSASDIDQDKNAILTYSILDSSTNQVPASSYFYINSENGTIYSMSSFDYEKIKLFSVVVQAKDHGSPSLSSNTTVHVFILDQNDNVPAVIYPSTSMGSISYQRMPRSAKAGHLVTKVTAVDADSGHNAWLFYRLAEATDASLFSVNLHTGEVRTKRSVSEQDDSSQRLLIEIKDNGEPVQSTTVTVEILIEDGFHEPISDYSKIRPEVDKKTGKMTLYLIISLASVSLLCLMTFFILMVKCARGSMRQLKLLYREDKFRI from the coding sequence ATGAGAAGCATCCGGGAGTGGAAACAGGCAGCGATTTGGCTGTTTGGTTTCTCTGTATTATGGAACAGAGTTGGAGCTCAAATTCGCTACACAATACCAGAGGAACTAAAGGAAGGATTTGTTGTTGGGAACGTTGCAAAGGACATTGGTCTGGACATTTCAGACATTGCTAATCGTAAATTACGGATAGCCTCTGATTCTAGTACGCAATACTTCAGTGTGGATACAAGAAATGGTGAGCTTCTAGTTAATGGTAGAATAGACAGAGAGGCGCTCTGTGGACAAAGCGGCAGTTGTCTGATGCCATTGCAAATTGTTGTAGAGAATCCATTACAGCTACATCGTGTTGACATAGAAATACAGGATATAAACGACAATGCACCGAATTTTCACACAAGAGATAATGTATTGAAAATTGCCGAATCAGTGGCTCTGGGCGCAAGATTTCCATTTGAAAGTGCAGAGGATTTAGATGTTGGTAGCAATAGTCTCAGTTCTTATTCTTTGAGTAATAATGCATTTTTCCGtttaaatgtgaaaactcttgaagATGGTAAGAAAGTACCAGAACTGATAGTTGATAAACCACTTGATCGAGAGAAACAGTCTGTGCACAAGCTCATTTTAACAGCATTAGACGGTGGTAATCCAGTGAAATCGGGAACTATATTGATACATGTAATCGTTGAAGATATTAATGATAATGAGCCCATATTTGAGCAATCGCAGTATAAAGTGTCTGTTCTGGAGAGTATTCCATTTGGTTCAAGTGTCTTAACTGTAAAAGCCACGGACTTAGATGAAGGACCTAACGgtgaaatacagtattttttcGGTGCACATACACCAGATCCCGTGAGGAAATCTTTCAATATCGACGCTAAAACGGGAGAAATTACAGTGATTGGAAAGCTGGATTACGAGTTAACAAAATTATTCACGTTTGATGTCTGCGCAAAAGacaaagggagtccaaagcaGGAGGGCCATTCTTCAGTGAGGCTGAACATTATTGATGAGAATGACAACATTCccgaaattattttaacatctttACCCAGCCCAGTTTCAGAGAATGCATCAGTTGGTACTGTTGTGGCTCTAATCAACGTAAAGGACTTGGACTCTGGTAATAATGGCAAAGTAAATCTTAATATCTCTGGTCGCAGTCCTTTTAAACTAAAACCAGCATTCGATAATCATTATTCTTTGGTTACTGACACACTCTTGGATCGTGAAGTCAATGCAGAATATAACATAGAATTAGTAGCCGCAGACTCTGGTGTACCATCCTTAAAAACTATGAAAACTGTAAATGTGAAAGTGCTTGATGTAAATGACAACCCTCCAATATTCTCACAATTCTCATACATAGTGTATATAAAGGAAAATAGCCCGCCAGGTGCTTCATTGTTTTCTGTATCTGCGTCTGATATTGATCAAGATAAGAACGCAATACTCACATACTCAATTCTGGATTCAAGTACAAATCAAGTTCCAGCATCgtcatatttttatataaattctgaaAATGGAACAATTTACAGCATGAGTTCATTTGATTATGAGAAAATAAAACTGTTCAGTGTTGTAGTTCAAGCTAAAGACCATGGCTCTCCATCTCTGAGCAGCAACACCACAGTTCATGTGTTTATTCTGGACCAGAACGATAATGTCCCGGCTGTTATTTACCCCTCAACATCCATGGGGTCTATTTCTTATCAGAGGATGCCCCGTTCTGCTAAAGCAGGACATCTTGTTACTAAAGTAACAGCAGTGGACGCTGACTCGGGTCACAATGCCTGGCTTTTTTACAGGCTCGCGGAGGCCACGGACGCGTCTCTGTTCAGTGTGAATTTACATACAGGAGAGGTGAGGACTAAGCGCTCTGTTTCAGAGCAGGATGACTCCTCACAGAGACTGCTGATTGAAATAAAGGATAATGGAGAGCCGGTGCAGTCCACCACAGTCACAGTTGAAATACTAATAGAGGACGGGTTTCATGAGCCCATCTCAGACTACAGTAAGATCAGACCGGAAGTCGACAAGAAAACCGGCAAAATGACATTATATCTAATCATCTCTTTGGCTTCTGTGTCCTTGTTGTGTCTGATGACGTTTTTCATCTTAATGGTGAAATGTGCGCGAGGCAGTATGAGGCAGCTCAAGCTGCTGTATAGGGAGGACAAATTCCGGATATAA